A genomic segment from Fodinicola acaciae encodes:
- the gndA gene encoding NADP-dependent phosphogluconate dehydrogenase, producing the protein MAEQAQIGVTGLAVMGRNLARNLARHGHAVALHNRSQARTDALVAEHGDEGTFVPSTSMQEFVASLERPRRVIIMVKAGGPTDAVIEELAPLMEPGDVIVDGGNALFTDTRRREAELRKADLHFVGTGISGGEEGALHGPSIMPGGSAQAYESLGPLLESIAANVDGTPCCTHVGPDGAGHFVKMVHNGIEYADMQLIGESYDLLRNGLGMAPGDIANVFRQWNSGDLESYLVEITAEVLGHADHDTGKPLVDVITDAAEQKGTGRWTVQSALDLGVPVTGIAEAVFARALSGHAEQRVAARELPGPSGNWGLSNSDAFIADVRNALYASKVVAYAQGFDQIRAGSEAYAWNVNLGAMATIWRGGCIIRARFLDRIREAYDKRGDLPSLLVDDYFTEAVGQAQASWRRVVAGAAQYGVPVPGFASALSYYDGLRAQRLPAALTQGLRDFFGAHTYRRTDKDGTFHTLWAEEGRPEVSTD; encoded by the coding sequence ATGGCTGAACAGGCACAGATCGGGGTGACCGGACTGGCGGTCATGGGCCGCAACCTGGCCCGCAACCTCGCCAGACACGGACACGCGGTGGCTCTGCACAACCGCAGCCAGGCCCGCACCGACGCGCTGGTCGCCGAGCACGGAGACGAAGGCACGTTCGTCCCGTCGACCTCGATGCAGGAGTTCGTGGCGTCGCTGGAGCGGCCCCGCCGGGTGATCATCATGGTCAAGGCAGGCGGCCCGACCGACGCGGTGATCGAGGAGCTGGCGCCGCTGATGGAGCCGGGCGACGTGATCGTCGACGGCGGCAACGCGCTGTTCACCGACACGCGCCGGCGCGAGGCCGAGCTGCGCAAGGCCGACCTGCACTTCGTCGGCACCGGCATCTCCGGTGGTGAGGAAGGCGCGCTGCACGGTCCGAGCATCATGCCCGGCGGCTCGGCGCAGGCGTACGAGTCGCTCGGCCCGCTGCTGGAGTCGATCGCCGCCAATGTGGACGGCACGCCGTGCTGCACGCACGTCGGCCCGGACGGCGCCGGCCACTTCGTGAAGATGGTGCACAACGGCATCGAGTACGCCGACATGCAGCTCATCGGCGAGTCGTACGACCTGCTGCGCAACGGCCTTGGCATGGCGCCCGGCGACATCGCCAACGTCTTCCGGCAGTGGAACTCCGGCGATCTGGAGTCGTATCTGGTGGAGATCACCGCCGAGGTGCTCGGCCACGCCGACCACGACACCGGCAAGCCGCTGGTCGACGTGATCACCGACGCCGCCGAGCAGAAAGGCACCGGTCGCTGGACCGTGCAGTCCGCGCTCGACCTCGGCGTACCGGTCACCGGCATCGCCGAGGCGGTGTTCGCTCGCGCGCTGTCCGGCCACGCCGAGCAGCGGGTCGCCGCCCGCGAGCTGCCGGGGCCGTCCGGCAACTGGGGGCTGTCCAACTCCGACGCCTTCATCGCCGACGTCCGCAACGCCTTGTACGCCTCCAAGGTCGTCGCGTACGCGCAGGGCTTCGACCAGATCCGCGCTGGCTCCGAGGCGTACGCCTGGAACGTCAACCTCGGCGCGATGGCGACGATCTGGCGCGGCGGCTGCATCATCCGCGCGCGCTTCCTCGACCGGATCCGTGAGGCGTACGACAAACGTGGCGACCTGCCGTCGCTGCTGGTCGACGACTACTTCACCGAGGCCGTCGGCCAGGCGCAGGCGTCGTGGCGCCGGGTCGTGGCCGGCGCCGCGCAGTACGGCGTGCCAGTGCCAGGCTTCGCGTCCGCTCTGTCCTACTACGACGGTCTGCGCGCGCAGCGGCTGCCGGCGGCACTGACGCAGGGCCTGCGCGACTTCTTCGGCGCGCACACCTACCGGCGCACGGACAAGGACGGCACCTTCCACACGCTGTGGGCCGAGGAGGGTCGCCCGGAGGTCTCCACCGACTGA
- a CDS encoding AMP-dependent synthetase/ligase — protein sequence MSLDTWWIGPTAPRSIADITARHAEKIPDKVVIQRRVERSWQPVTAKQFHAEVVQVAKGLIARGVTPGERVALMAKTRYEWTLCDAAILAAGAVTVPVYETSSADQLEWILGDSGAVAAIVETPGHDRRLAGLTDKLPELRDHWVIDGKDEGHTLASLIEAGKDVDDAELEQRRDGMSRDTLATIIYTSGTTGRPKGCELTHGNFLAEIISAVECLPELFEGDDASTLLFLPLAHVFGRMIQMAVLMSAAKLAHSDVGRLTVDLQPVKPTFVLAVPRVFERVYDRARSRAASGGREKIFDQAVNTAIEYSKALETGRPGLVLSGKRAVFDKLVFSKLREAMGGQVRWAVSGGSALGERLAHFFRGAGVTVLEGYGLTETTAAAAVNTRAGTKIGTVGRALPGFEIKIADDGEILLRGGHVFHRYWNNEAATKEALTDDGWFRTGDLGSLDSEGYLRITGRKKEIIVTAAGKNVSPGPLEDIVRSHPLISQAMVVGDGRNAVAALITLDAESVPQWLESKGRDKKTPIADLVEDPDVLAEIRKPIDAANATVSAAEKISRFRILTVDFTEEAGHITPSLKLKRAVITRDFADEIEALYARKGSASRAE from the coding sequence ATGAGCCTCGACACCTGGTGGATCGGCCCGACCGCGCCACGTAGCATCGCCGACATCACCGCACGGCACGCGGAGAAGATCCCGGACAAGGTGGTGATCCAGCGCCGTGTCGAGCGCAGCTGGCAGCCGGTCACCGCGAAGCAGTTCCACGCCGAGGTCGTCCAGGTCGCCAAGGGCCTGATCGCGCGCGGGGTGACGCCAGGTGAGCGGGTCGCGCTGATGGCCAAGACGCGATACGAGTGGACGCTGTGCGACGCGGCGATCCTGGCGGCAGGCGCGGTGACCGTGCCGGTCTACGAGACCTCCTCGGCCGACCAGCTGGAGTGGATCCTCGGCGACTCCGGCGCGGTCGCCGCGATCGTGGAAACCCCCGGCCACGACCGGCGGCTGGCCGGCCTCACCGACAAGCTGCCTGAGCTGCGCGACCACTGGGTGATCGACGGTAAGGACGAGGGCCACACGCTGGCCAGCCTCATCGAGGCCGGAAAGGACGTCGACGACGCGGAGCTGGAGCAGCGGCGCGACGGGATGAGCCGCGACACGCTCGCGACGATCATCTACACCTCCGGCACCACCGGCAGGCCGAAGGGCTGCGAGCTCACCCACGGCAACTTCCTGGCCGAGATCATCAGCGCGGTCGAATGTCTGCCGGAGCTGTTCGAAGGCGACGACGCCAGTACGCTGCTGTTCCTTCCGCTCGCGCACGTGTTCGGCCGGATGATCCAGATGGCCGTACTCATGTCCGCCGCCAAGCTGGCGCACAGCGACGTCGGCCGACTGACGGTCGACCTGCAGCCGGTCAAGCCGACCTTCGTCCTGGCCGTGCCGCGGGTCTTCGAGCGCGTGTACGACCGTGCGCGCAGCCGCGCCGCGTCCGGTGGCCGGGAGAAGATCTTCGACCAGGCGGTGAACACCGCGATCGAATACAGCAAGGCGCTGGAAACCGGACGGCCGGGCCTGGTGTTGTCCGGCAAACGCGCGGTCTTCGACAAGCTGGTCTTCAGCAAGCTGCGCGAGGCGATGGGTGGCCAGGTCAGGTGGGCCGTGTCCGGCGGCTCGGCGCTCGGCGAGCGGCTGGCGCATTTCTTCCGCGGCGCCGGCGTGACCGTGCTGGAAGGCTATGGCCTCACCGAGACGACCGCGGCCGCCGCGGTCAACACGCGCGCCGGCACCAAAATCGGTACGGTCGGCCGCGCATTGCCTGGATTCGAAATCAAAATCGCTGACGATGGCGAGATTTTGCTGCGGGGTGGCCACGTTTTCCATCGCTACTGGAACAACGAGGCAGCCACCAAGGAAGCGCTGACCGACGACGGTTGGTTTCGCACCGGTGACCTGGGCTCGCTGGACTCCGAGGGTTATCTGCGGATCACCGGCCGGAAGAAGGAAATCATCGTCACCGCGGCCGGCAAGAACGTCTCGCCCGGTCCGCTCGAGGACATCGTCCGCTCGCATCCGCTGATCAGCCAGGCGATGGTGGTCGGCGACGGACGTAACGCGGTGGCGGCGCTGATCACCCTCGACGCCGAGTCGGTGCCGCAGTGGCTGGAGAGCAAGGGCCGCGACAAGAAGACCCCGATCGCCGACCTGGTCGAGGATCCGGACGTGCTGGCCGAGATCCGCAAGCCGATCGACGCCGCCAACGCCACCGTGTCGGCCGCGGAGAAGATCAGTCGCTTTCGCATCCTGACGGTGGACTTCACCGAGGAGGCCGGGCACATCACGCCGTCGCTGAAGCTCAAGCGCGCGGTGATCACGCGCGACTTCGCCGACGAGATCGAGGCCTTGTACGCGCGTAAAGGCTCCGCCTCGCGCGCCGAATAA
- a CDS encoding serine hydrolase domain-containing protein gives MSSKIGVLVIRKTIAVAAALCLLPLTAAAADKTTLQHDADALHALGITGIQARSYVGGHRQNVTSGVGNVATGQPVPPNGRFRIGSTNKTFVATVVLQLAGEHRMSLEDKVARWLPGVVTGNGNDGTRITVRQLLYHTAGIYDGNYPDLTTEQEFREHRFDMHTPEEIVRGAMKHPPVTGWSYSNTGYALLGMIIGKVTGRPWHVEVDRRIVRPLHLKHTSFPGYSPEIPGPHAHGYQRFAVGEPVVDVTRIVDADASGGLLSTTADLETFIRALRGGKLLSPRLLAEMDRTVTVDKDVSWLWPGVRYALGVFVRPLTCGGSYWAPAGDQVGYKTRTAVSADGRRSVVVSMSAQTATTLQEGKAVEDAVDTLVQHQLCG, from the coding sequence ATGTCCTCGAAGATCGGAGTTTTGGTGATACGAAAGACGATAGCCGTGGCGGCCGCCCTGTGCCTGCTGCCGTTGACCGCCGCGGCGGCAGACAAGACGACGTTGCAGCATGACGCGGATGCGTTGCACGCGCTCGGAATCACCGGCATCCAGGCCAGGTCGTACGTCGGCGGCCACCGGCAAAACGTGACCAGCGGGGTCGGCAACGTGGCGACCGGCCAGCCGGTGCCGCCCAACGGCCGGTTCCGGATCGGCAGCACCAACAAGACGTTCGTCGCCACCGTGGTGCTCCAACTGGCCGGCGAGCACCGGATGTCGTTGGAGGACAAGGTGGCGCGATGGCTGCCTGGCGTCGTCACCGGAAACGGCAACGACGGCACGCGGATCACCGTGCGACAGCTGCTTTATCACACCGCCGGCATCTACGACGGGAACTATCCGGACCTCACCACGGAGCAGGAGTTTCGCGAGCACCGCTTCGACATGCACACGCCCGAGGAAATCGTACGCGGTGCGATGAAACACCCGCCGGTCACCGGTTGGAGCTATTCCAACACCGGCTATGCCCTGCTCGGCATGATCATCGGCAAGGTGACCGGCCGGCCATGGCATGTCGAGGTGGATCGCCGGATCGTCCGGCCGCTGCACCTGAAGCACACCAGTTTTCCTGGCTATTCTCCGGAAATCCCCGGTCCGCACGCGCACGGCTATCAGCGCTTCGCGGTCGGTGAGCCGGTGGTCGACGTGACCAGGATCGTCGACGCGGACGCCTCCGGTGGCCTGCTGTCGACCACAGCCGACCTGGAGACCTTCATCCGCGCGTTGCGCGGCGGCAAACTGCTGTCGCCGCGGCTGCTTGCCGAGATGGACCGCACGGTCACCGTCGACAAGGACGTCAGCTGGCTGTGGCCTGGCGTCCGCTACGCCCTCGGTGTGTTCGTCCGGCCGCTGACCTGCGGCGGGTCGTACTGGGCTCCGGCCGGCGACCAGGTCGGCTACAAGACCCGTACGGCCGTCTCCGCCGACGGTCGCCGAAGTGTCGTCGTCTCCATGTCGGCGCAGACCGCCACGACCCTGCAGGAAGGTAAGGCGGTCGAGGACGCGGTCGACACCCTCGTCCAGCACCAACTCTGCGGCTGA
- a CDS encoding alpha/beta fold hydrolase has protein sequence MPAITTNDGVRLHVEQTGSGEPILFIHEFAGDHRSWEPQVRHFSGSYRCVTYAARGYPPSDVPADPAAYSQERAVADAVAVLDALDITETHVVGLSMGGFAALHLVLRHPDRVRGAVVAGAGYGAHPDRQGAFRAECEATAAAFEAEGATEVAKRYALGPARVQFQNKNPRGWAEFAAQLAEHSSAGSALTMRGVQSARPSLYALQAQLAAIETPVLVLVGDEDEGCLEADLMLKRTIPTAGLQILPRTGHTANLEEPELFNAAVDRFLATVERGGWRRRDPRSLSTSTTGMK, from the coding sequence ATGCCGGCAATCACCACGAATGACGGAGTGCGGTTGCACGTCGAGCAGACCGGATCTGGCGAGCCGATCCTGTTCATTCACGAGTTCGCCGGCGACCACCGAAGCTGGGAGCCGCAGGTGCGGCATTTTTCGGGTAGTTACCGATGTGTCACGTACGCCGCGCGTGGTTATCCGCCGTCGGACGTGCCGGCGGATCCGGCCGCGTACTCGCAGGAGCGCGCGGTCGCCGACGCGGTCGCGGTCCTGGATGCGTTGGATATCACGGAAACTCACGTCGTCGGATTGTCGATGGGAGGTTTCGCGGCTCTGCACCTGGTGTTGCGGCATCCTGACCGCGTACGCGGCGCGGTCGTCGCCGGCGCCGGCTATGGCGCCCATCCGGACCGGCAGGGCGCGTTTCGCGCCGAATGCGAGGCAACCGCCGCCGCGTTCGAGGCCGAAGGTGCGACCGAGGTCGCGAAGCGATATGCGCTCGGACCGGCGCGTGTGCAGTTCCAGAACAAGAATCCGCGCGGATGGGCCGAGTTTGCCGCGCAACTGGCCGAGCATTCGTCCGCCGGCTCAGCACTCACGATGCGCGGAGTGCAGTCCGCGCGGCCGTCTTTGTATGCGCTGCAAGCACAACTGGCGGCGATCGAGACACCGGTGCTTGTCCTAGTCGGCGACGAGGACGAGGGTTGCCTGGAGGCGGATCTCATGCTGAAACGGACGATCCCGACCGCCGGCCTGCAGATTTTGCCGCGGACCGGCCACACCGCCAACCTGGAGGAGCCAGAGCTGTTCAACGCGGCCGTCGACCGGTTTCTCGCCACGGTCGAGCGCGGCGGCTGGCGGCGGCGGGATCCGCGGTCGCTGTCCACCTCCACCACCGGCATGAAATAA
- a CDS encoding MFS transporter, with protein sequence MKTGDQIVQELPWRWRTQGMIFLVGGLGFMFDAWDVTLNGFLIPLVSAQWSLTKPEASWVGTANLIGMAVGAFGWGGIADIIGRKRAFSLTLLMFSVFSVLGALSPSFLVFCVFRFFAGVGLGGCIPVDYALVGEFTPAKVRGRVLTAMDVWWPIGATLCGVVSTALLAVTAIDSWRLMLLVMVLPALLLFWIRLSVPESPLYLIRRGREAEARTIIEKLVARTGATVEPWTLPDARSAPRLSMFSVVKQLRDLWRFNAGVTAVSWALFLTVFLLYYGALTWLPTILKTEGYGNYAAFMVTTLMTAVGIVGVLVSAWLVDAVGRKWVIGLSGPVAALALVFFAVQLEMPTAAKIWIGAFGFIIELTIPALYAYVSELYPTELRASGFGWASTVSRVGAGFVPLIFGSLLWPVLGLPLTFVAIAVIVTAASVAMAFLTPETRGRELDQIESERTPSGVAM encoded by the coding sequence GTGAAAACCGGTGACCAGATCGTCCAGGAGCTGCCGTGGCGGTGGCGGACCCAGGGAATGATCTTCCTGGTCGGCGGCCTCGGATTCATGTTCGACGCGTGGGATGTGACGCTCAACGGCTTCCTCATCCCCCTGGTGTCGGCGCAGTGGTCGCTGACCAAACCGGAGGCCTCCTGGGTCGGCACGGCCAACCTGATCGGCATGGCGGTCGGTGCGTTCGGCTGGGGTGGCATCGCCGACATCATCGGCCGGAAACGCGCGTTCAGCCTGACTTTGCTGATGTTCTCGGTGTTTTCCGTGCTCGGTGCACTGTCGCCGAGTTTCCTGGTGTTCTGTGTCTTCCGGTTCTTCGCCGGCGTCGGCCTCGGCGGCTGCATTCCGGTCGACTACGCGCTGGTCGGTGAGTTCACGCCGGCGAAGGTACGCGGCCGCGTGCTCACCGCGATGGACGTGTGGTGGCCGATCGGCGCCACGCTGTGCGGTGTGGTCTCCACGGCTTTGCTTGCCGTGACAGCGATCGACAGCTGGCGGCTGATGCTGCTGGTGATGGTTTTGCCGGCACTGTTGCTGTTCTGGATCCGGCTGTCGGTGCCGGAGTCCCCGCTCTATCTGATCCGCCGCGGCCGTGAGGCCGAAGCGCGTACGATCATCGAGAAACTCGTCGCACGGACCGGCGCCACGGTCGAGCCATGGACGTTGCCTGACGCGCGGAGCGCGCCACGGCTGTCGATGTTCAGTGTGGTCAAACAACTTCGCGACCTCTGGCGGTTCAACGCAGGTGTCACGGCTGTCTCGTGGGCCTTGTTCCTCACGGTTTTCCTGCTTTACTACGGCGCGCTGACCTGGCTGCCGACGATCCTGAAGACCGAGGGTTACGGCAATTACGCGGCATTCATGGTGACCACGTTGATGACCGCGGTCGGCATCGTCGGCGTGCTGGTCTCGGCCTGGCTGGTGGACGCGGTCGGCCGGAAATGGGTGATCGGCCTGAGCGGACCGGTCGCCGCGTTGGCGCTGGTGTTTTTCGCCGTACAGCTGGAGATGCCGACCGCGGCGAAGATCTGGATCGGCGCTTTTGGCTTCATCATCGAGCTGACCATCCCGGCCCTTTACGCATACGTGTCGGAGCTCTATCCGACCGAGCTGCGCGCGAGTGGCTTCGGCTGGGCCTCCACGGTCAGCCGGGTCGGCGCCGGTTTCGTGCCGCTGATCTTCGGCTCGCTGCTGTGGCCGGTCCTCGGACTGCCGCTGACCTTCGTCGCGATCGCCGTGATCGTCACCGCGGCATCGGTCGCGATGGCTTTCCTGACACCGGAAACCCGCGGCCGCGAGCTCGACCAGATCGAGTCCGAACGTACGCCCTCAGGGGTTGCGATGTGA
- a CDS encoding serine hydrolase, whose translation MRNIRHGGAAVVAALAVVLAACGSPSPGGTRASATPKATTSLIRNDNRLAEELLQAVRAQKFGDVVDTTPPSGVPRGKIHQPPNLDLAVIELSSTGQALAAADVLFSPKYPAGVAVPMDQNLTAGTVRWRYFDEQQWDAHAGQGTKDVLAGRQNAPIDFMTPYPASVQKLMVGFAVLRLVDQGRLTLDDTYRYTAPTFRDRCGGPETKTVRRFFDEMITISSNESTCALIQLLVDRKALDRDFAALGMPTLHEVPGLTGSNMSSLDTAKLLMIVNGGPGTYWTAPDGKPVGKAVLSDSSRAFFLSELGNQGLNQVLSTTNWCGREYPAPGIPQRTPSRWINPSTGKMDNVGGRDFGRDVRPCNETAEVTFAHKTGLVARAGGDAGIVHSLPGKPGRHYIVVVLSNLGSRFVDADRPADPPGTQPVEYTEKYGRLGRAIDQLVTSHRNP comes from the coding sequence GTGCGGAACATACGACACGGGGGTGCGGCGGTGGTCGCCGCGTTAGCGGTGGTGCTGGCCGCCTGCGGCTCGCCGAGCCCAGGTGGCACCAGGGCCAGCGCGACGCCGAAGGCGACGACGAGCCTCATACGCAACGACAACCGGTTGGCCGAAGAGCTTCTTCAGGCCGTACGCGCGCAGAAATTCGGGGACGTGGTCGACACGACGCCACCGTCCGGAGTGCCGCGAGGAAAGATCCACCAGCCGCCAAACCTCGACCTGGCGGTCATCGAGCTGAGCTCGACAGGTCAGGCGCTGGCGGCCGCGGATGTGTTGTTCAGCCCCAAATATCCGGCCGGCGTCGCCGTACCAATGGACCAGAACCTGACCGCTGGCACGGTCCGCTGGCGATATTTCGACGAACAGCAATGGGATGCGCATGCCGGACAAGGCACCAAGGACGTGCTTGCGGGCCGGCAGAACGCGCCGATCGACTTCATGACGCCATATCCCGCGTCGGTGCAGAAACTCATGGTCGGCTTCGCCGTGCTGCGGTTGGTCGACCAAGGCAGGCTGACACTCGACGACACCTACCGATACACGGCGCCGACCTTCCGAGATCGGTGTGGCGGGCCGGAAACCAAGACTGTGCGCCGGTTTTTCGACGAGATGATCACGATCTCCAGCAACGAGTCGACCTGCGCGCTGATCCAGCTGCTGGTCGACCGCAAGGCGCTGGACCGCGACTTCGCCGCACTCGGGATGCCGACGCTGCACGAGGTGCCGGGACTGACCGGGTCCAACATGAGCTCGCTCGACACCGCCAAGCTGCTGATGATCGTCAACGGCGGACCCGGCACCTACTGGACCGCACCGGACGGAAAACCGGTCGGCAAGGCCGTGCTCTCCGACAGCTCACGCGCGTTTTTCCTGTCCGAGCTGGGAAACCAGGGCCTCAACCAGGTGCTGTCCACGACCAACTGGTGCGGCCGAGAGTATCCGGCGCCGGGCATCCCCCAGCGCACGCCGTCGCGCTGGATCAACCCGTCGACCGGAAAGATGGACAACGTCGGTGGCCGCGACTTCGGCCGGGACGTACGGCCGTGCAACGAAACCGCCGAGGTGACCTTCGCACACAAGACCGGCCTGGTCGCACGCGCCGGCGGCGACGCCGGGATCGTCCATTCGCTGCCGGGAAAACCCGGCCGGCATTACATCGTCGTCGTGCTCAGCAATCTCGGCTCGCGGTTTGTCGACGCGGACCGGCCAGCCGATCCACCGGGCACCCAACCGGTGGAATACACCGAAAAATATGGCCGGCTCGGCCGGGCGATCGACCAGCTGGTGACCTCACATCGCAACCCCTGA